The stretch of DNA TTATCAATAAACACATTTTAACCTAGTGTACGCATAAAAGGGGATAAGAAAGCATTCTCAGAACAGAGATCCATCTAAAAGTTCCATCTTTTTGGGTTTTTTGGGTTCAGATCTAATAACAAAAAAACCAAAGATCCGATCTTTCTGTCAGAACTCATAAGAATCGATCAAAATTGTAAGAAGTGCTTTCAGGTGATCTGGCCGGGAACTAACCGATGGGATTTCTCCGACTCAATCGCTTATCTTTCTTCGATTCTCCAAGACTTTCAGATCAAGATAAAGAGGTCGCCAACAAAACGCTTGAAAAATCAACGAGCTAATGGCTTCGTACGGTGAATTCTTAGAGAGTGAATTTGGGTAAAGCAGCCAGAGAGGGAAACGAATCGAATCAACAAAGAAACTGTAGCGCCGTCGTCTTGGAAATACGACGTTTTTCGTACCCCCTTATCTACCTGACCTTTCATTGCAGTTATCTTGATCCAAAGTGTCGGGCTCCACAGGGCCCCACCTGAATCTAAGTAAATGTGTGGGTAAATTTACCGAAGAACTTTTACATGCATCCATCCGATGGCCGATCAAGGACCCGACCCGGCTCAGGTCAAGCCGGTCCGGGACGTGTGCACCGGTTCAAATGTATCAGTTCAGACCGAATTGCTTGGGTTTTTACGAATTCGAGGCTCAAAGTGGCTGTTGTGATCTCGGATTTAAGATTGATTTGATTGATTCGGATCTACTTGATGAAATGATCGAATACTAATATATAGATTGTGTTGTCGATGTGTTAAACGGTCAAAATTAGGCTAAATGAGTCAAAATTGTGTCACGTTGACTGATTTTAACTACCGCGAAGGCAGGTAATTTTGTGGTTTCAAGAAAATATAGGGTGATTTTGATGCTAGTAGTATGCCCTAGATCGGACGGTGAGGAATGCAAGATTAAAGCGCTGATTGACTATAAAACCCTAGCCCACCTAATCTACCCCTCTGTTGCCCTCTCTCGCCCGCGGCGGACGTCTCCCTCTCTCGCCGTCAAAATGGTGATGATCTATACTGCCTTTGCTCGTTGATCCTTTGATCTGTCGAATCGGATCTGGGTCTGTTGGCCTGTTCTACTTCTTGTTCTTTGTTCTCGAGCTGATTTGGGGGCCTTTTCCGATGGTTTCTGCAGCCGTTCAAACGATATGTGGAGATCGGCAGGGTTGCCCTCGTGAACTATGGGAAGGAATATGGCCGGCTTGTCGTCATTGTCGACGTTATCGATCAGAACAGAGTGCGTCTCTTAACGTTCTTCGCTCTCTTTTCCTCTTGATCTCGAGAAAGAATCGAGTTTGGACGTGATTTTTATTGCGCGGTTTAACATATGGGCTACTAAAGTTGTAATTATCTTCTCATGCGTCAAAAATCCGTTATTTACAGTATACCTTTTCATTCTCAAGTAGTTGTTGCTTCATTTTGTTGCCTTATTCCACGAAGTTACATATGACATTAGTCATCAAAATATGTGATGTTATCTACTATGTAGGATGCATTAGCCTTCTGTAGTTGTTTATACAGCTATTCCTGTTATCAAAAGGCCCTCTTTTGATGTGTGCTTTTGTGTTTCCAGTTAGTTGCACAGGGGAGATTATAGTTGgggttttctttttttaaataacTTGAACTCGATTAAAAGTTTAGCAGTTCAATTTTGCCACCATAATGCTTTAGAGAATTGGTTTTTCTATGCCCACTATAAAGAAGTGTCATGTGGATTGTTTGGTCGGCTGTTCAACAAACAGTCACAATCAATGACTAGGTTTGTGAAGAATGACAGTGTGTATATCCTTCATCATGGAAATCTATTTTTTGTATCTTGAGAAACATAATAATTAAACATCTaagtccttttttttctttggtgCTCACTGGTCGATGCTACTTCAACTAAGACCACAGTGTAAAAGCTTAGATGACTTCTGTATATATTTGGCGATCCAGTTATAACCATAGCATGGGATTTCTACATTGTTTTACATGTCATCCAAGTTGTTTTGCCTTGTTATTTATTTGCAGCAAAGCCTCAAATGTCATTGCATGCATATTTTCATTAAGCCCCCTTtgataaatcataatatataattCTCATTGGCATATCCGAGAATCATATATGGGAGGCATATAAGATTCTGTGCTATTCTTTCTGATGAAACATATATATGTTTTGCAAACTTTGTTGTAGATCAATCAACTAAACTGTTGTCCTATGTAACAACAGAAAGGTGCTAAAATCAGATCTTGATCTCCTTCTTGTAGATAATTTTAGGCTCCTGTCTGAAGCTGTTTCTATGGTCTTAGGTTTGTCTTTTTCTGTTCATTTGTCTTTTTTATGCTTCTTTCAATTTTGCTCTTTAGATCCTCGAGACTATTTTTTCCCTAAGCATCTGCTCCCATGCAATTTAATGTTAGTTTCATCCCTGTTCTAGATAAATGTTGTACGACTACCATACATATGATACAAGTCTACATGCTCTGAAATCTTGTATCTTTCCAATGTCGGTGCAGTCTTGGTTTTTACCTGGAACCTAAAATTCATGTCTTATTATAATGGAAGTTCTTTGATCTTCATTGGATTCTTAGATTTCTATTTTTTGCTCAAATATTTCTCTCGTACATGGTAGTTTAGATAGAGCATAGAATCTTGTGTCCATGTTAGACACCAATGATTTGAAGTTGGACTTTGTTGATTCATAAAAATTAGTATGCTAGTTATGTTGAAGCATCTAATAGAGGCTTTTGATGCCAATATGATTTATTTGTCCACATGGTAATTCGTCTCAAGATTATATATGCCTGCATATTTCTTTCATCATTTCATCAATGGTAAGTGCACTGTACTTGTCTTCTTACGGCAAGAATTTTTAGTTCTTGTGGTTACGAGTTAATAATTGGTCTTTTCCGAAATGTGCTGTAAATTTTAGGCTTTGGTTGATGCTCCTGACATGGTACGTGGCCAAATGAACTTCAAGAGACTCTCTCTTACTGACATAAAGATTGACATACCACGAGTCCCCAAAAAGAAGACCCTTATTGATGCCATGGAAGCGGCTGGTAGGATGATTGATATTCCCCATGGAACAATGAAATTAACATAGAATTCTACAGTTGTATAATTAATATACTGCCACAGATGTGAAGAACAAATGGGAGAAAAGCTCATGGGGCAGGAAGTTGATTGTGCAGAAGAGGAGAGCTTCATTGAATGACTTTGACAGGTTCAAGGTCATGTTGGCAAAGATTAAGGTGGAGATTGAATCCTTTAAAAATTTAATGTTCTTGCACCATTGATTTGATTCTTTTAGGTCGCTTCAGTTCATTATGTTGACAAGTCTTTATATATTTGTTCAGAGAGGAGGTGCTATCAGGCAAGAGCTGGCCAAGCTTAAAAAGGAGAATGCAGCTTGAGCTTCTCATTAAAGTTGATGAATTTTGTCAAATTTAtttcctgtcaagcagtggtgtcTGTCTTAAATCAAAAATCTCTGATGTGACTTTAGATTTTGCATTTGGTACTGGAGCTCTTAAAAGGTTTTTGTGACACTGATTGAGCTATGGTTTTAATGTTATGTTTTTATCATCATTTATCCTGGAATTTCGGCAACAAAGTGATAAAATCATGAAATATAACTTGTTAGGTCATGTTTTCGCAGCAGTTTTTAGTTAACCTGGAATGAAATGCCGGGGTGCCTACTTGATTACTAGATACAGGTTAGAACCATGCTTCATTGAGCTGCTTGACTTCTGGAGATAATTGAAGGCTTAAAATGAATCGTTTTGACATCAGAAGCAACTTATCTTTTTATTAGAGGATGAATCCTTGTGACTTTCTTTAATCTTGAAATGTTGTTACTGTCTAATTTCTTTGTTGTTCAAGTTTATTAAAGAACATGTTTGATTGCTTAGAGACAAAGTCCATACCAAACGAAACAGGAGATGAAATTTAAACATGACTTCCTCAGGATATGTAAATCATGTTTGATTACCTTGACCTTTCGATTTATCTCACAAAATTAAGTATCTTTTCACTGAGAATTCTAAGTGATCTAAGAGCGTTAATGTACGCTTTTCATACTAATTTTGTAGCTCATTTCCTGATTTGGAAGATCAGGATACAAAATAGTTTCTCTATAAATATAGTCTCATTTGTATGTAAATTAAatcttcttcttatatattttttaaataaaaatattatatcaaattatatatatatatatatatatatatatatatatatatatatatatatatatatgacgttCATAAAGTCGAATTCAAAGACGAATCTTCTTATTATATATTGATGCGGCATATCTTATATAGGATCCATGTTCGATGCCAAATATGGTAACGGCACAAGCAACGTCCATGGAATGGAACTCACCTTCAGTCTATTTTTGAGTCATTGAAGTATTTCTCCCAAGGATACGTAAGTTCACATGAAGAACGACAGTGGCATACAAGTCTGCATCAAATATCCGACTATAAAATTGGTTCTTTTACATGACGATGATATAAGTAAggaccaaatatgatgatatgcaGTGTGATCATGTGTGTGACCAATTAGCAGACCAAAAGAACTCATTCCATGCTATATGCTCTGACAGAAGCAGATCCATCTTCCATGTGTTGATTCATCTCCCATGATTTCGTATGATTTCAGGCAGTGGGCTCATCATGCGACCGGTTTCTTCTCGTTGTTCTTGCTGCGGAAGGGCGAGAGGAGGGAGAACGGACGAGAGACTGCAACAAGAATCAAGTCTTTGAGAAGGACTCGAGAACTTTGAGGTTCCTAATAATTTTCATCATAAGCGCTTTTACATACATCATGTAGACACCAATCGAACAGCTTGAGAGTTGAGAAAGACATGTCTAACCTTTAGTCGGCGTGCCTCCAGCATTAGTATCATCTTGGGCAATGAGATTCTTCAATATATGAACTggaaaacaaaaatgaaaatgcatCAGATACAAGTATCATTGACATGAGGTTTCAAACATGCTTGCGCTAGAGTTTTGATATTTATTCTATTACAGGTAGTGTATGATCTGAGGCAGCCGCAAAGATAAGGAATAGAAGAATCTAAGATGCACAAAGATAGCTGCAAGCTGCCTGATAACGAGATCATAAATGTTGTTTTTGAAAGTTCATGTAACTGCAGAATAAATGCAGGAAAATGAAATAGTCATTATAGCCAGAAAATGGATGAGTTAGCTAGCTaggttagagataggaaccaggtTAATAAAAGGTAAGGCTTTTCATTTTTTGATTACTTGAATTCAGTGGTTTAGGCAAATAAACTAGTATACTATTGACAAAATCGTCTGTAAACCTCAATCAG from Musa acuminata AAA Group cultivar baxijiao chromosome BXJ2-11, Cavendish_Baxijiao_AAA, whole genome shotgun sequence encodes:
- the LOC135627106 gene encoding large ribosomal subunit protein eL14z yields the protein MPFKRYVEIGRVALVNYGKEYGRLVVIVDVIDQNRALVDAPDMVRGQMNFKRLSLTDIKIDIPRVPKKKTLIDAMEAADVKNKWEKSSWGRKLIVQKRRASLNDFDRFKVMLAKIKRGGAIRQELAKLKKENAA